One window from the genome of Eucalyptus grandis isolate ANBG69807.140 chromosome 7, ASM1654582v1, whole genome shotgun sequence encodes:
- the LOC104455627 gene encoding LOW QUALITY PROTEIN: RNA-dependent RNA polymerase 1 (The sequence of the model RefSeq protein was modified relative to this genomic sequence to represent the inferred CDS: inserted 2 bases in 2 codons) codes for MGKTINVHGFPSLVTVDTVRGCLEQRTGRGTIYAIKVRQDKRGVRSYAIVQFMNADYAESIILLASRKDLWYGRSYLTARRVEHDIVQRPRTLSHSMEGITLHFGCQVSSKRFSTLWKGVNVSLRFGIGMRKFCFPLSYHNTEYKLELSYENIWQIELHRARGHKTMYLVIQLYGAPYIRKKVVQYSEDVLVSHFYNFFKDGSDDQWVRAIDFTPSACIGQSSAVCLEIPCEYQLPNFQENFVNYKETDGTLSMENGSPFSCSADLVPIVGPPRGVDLPYEIIFKINLLVQNGCLAGPSLDLSFYRMVDPRRMDMDIILDALDKLFHLKECCYEPSQWLIEQHKKYLTSRHSTKLSSISLDAGLVYVHRVQITPCRVYFFGPEINVSNHVLRRYSKYIDNFIRISFVDEDLDKMYSTDLSPRTASGHGRTDIYERILSILKNGIKIGDKHFEFLAFSSSQLRENSAWMFAPTDGTTAATIRAEMGKFSAIRNVAKYAARLGQSLSSSTETLNVGRDEVELIPDIEVKSLVEDMNYIFSDGIGKISGEFARKVARKCGFKGYTPSAFQIRYAGYKGVVAVDPTSCVKLSLRKSMLKYESDETKLNVLGWSKYQPCFLNRQLITLLSTLGVRDHVFEKKQKNAVDQLNAILVDPLRAQEALDLMSPGENGNILKEMLKCGYKPDAEPFLSMMLRTFRATKLSELRTKTRIFLPEGRSMMGCLDETQTLEYGQVFVQYSGRRKEQMWDESIVFIGTDSDQSFVVQGKVVVAKNPCLHPGDVRVLTAIDVPALHHMVDCVVFPQKGKRPHPNECSGSDLDGDIYFVSWDSELIPHHQRQPMDYTPAPSERLDHDVTIEEVEEYFVNYILNDSLGIIANAHTVFADSQPEKAMSPECLDLARLFSIAVDFPKTGVPAVIPPNLYVKEYPDFMEKLDKSSYPSNNVIGKLFXEVKEEAYASSSIRKFTLEMARQSYDPEMEVDGFEDYVDDAFYHKGNYDYKXGNLMEYYGIDTEAEILSGCIIKMSKSFTKRRDAESITMAVKSLRKEARTWFNDKGSGSYSEPVDEYAKASAWYHVTYHPEYWGCYNEGLKRDHYLSFPWCVYDKLIQIKKEKRGRMSARKSTLEDYFTRLRLN; via the exons ATGGGTAAGACTATAAATGTACACGGATTCCCTTCATTAGTGACTGTAGATACAGTCAGGGGATGCCTGGAGCAAAGGACTGGCAGAGGTACTATTTATGCCATCAAAGTTAGACAAGATAAACGTGGGGTTCGATCATATGCGATTGTCCAATTTATGAATGCTGATTATGCAGAGTCGATTATTTTACTTGCTAGTCGAAAAGATTTGTGGTATGGGCGATCTTATCTAACTGCTCGCAGGGTTGAGCATGATATTGTACAAAGGCCAAGAACCCTTTCGCATTCAATGGAAGGTATCACTTTGCATTTTGGCTGTCAGGTATCAAGTAAAAGGTTCTCTACTCTGTGGAAAGGGGTGAATGTCTCCCTAAGGTTTGGGATTGGGATGAGAAAATTCTGCTTTCCTTTATCTTATCACAATACGGAGTATAAGCTCGAGTTATCCTATGAAAATATTTGGCAGATCGAGCTACATCGTGCAAGAGGCCATAAAACAATGTATCTTGTGATTCAG CTGTATGGGGCTCCCTATATTCGTAAAAAAGTTGTTCAGTATTCAGAGGATGTTTTGGTCAGTCATTTCTACAACTTTTTCAAAGATGGCTCTGATGACCAGTGGGTGAGAGCGATTGATTTTACTCCCTCAGCTTGCATTGGACAGTCTTCTGCTGTATGTTTAGAAATTCCTTGTGAATATCAACTTCCAAATTTTCAAGAGAACTTTGTCAATTATAAGGAAACCGATGGAACACTTTCTATGGAAAATGGTTCTCCTTTCTCCTGCAGTGCGGATCTAGTTCCAATCGTAGGCCCTCCCAGAGGAGTTGACTTGCCTTATGAGATCAtctttaagataaatttgttagtTCAGAATGGCTGTCTAGCTGGACCTTCTCTTGATTTGTCCTTTTATCGAATGGTTGATCCACGGAGGATGGACATGGACATAATCCTAGATGCCTTGGACAAGCTGTTCCATTTGAAAGAATGTTGTTATGAGCCTTCACAGTGGTTGATTGAGCAACACAAGAAATATCTCACCTCCCGGCATTCTACAAAACTGTCTTCAATATCGTTAGATGCTGGCTTGGTTTATGTACATAGGGTGCAAATAACACCATGCAGGGTGTATTTTTTTGGTCCAGAAATTAATGTCTCAAATCATGTATTGCGGAGGTATTCTAAGTACATTGACAATTTTATCCGTATTTCTTTTGTGGATGAGGACCTGGATAAAATGTATTCAACTGATTTATCTCCTCGCACTGCTTCGGGACATGGGAGAACGGATATATATGAAAGGATCCTTTCTATTCTCAAGAATGGCATAAAAATAGGTGATaagcattttgaatttcttgccTTCTCATCCAGTCAGTTACGTGAAAATTCTGCTTGGATGTTTGCTCCAACAGATGGTACAACTGCTGCAACTATTAGGGCAGAGATGGGTAAATTCAGTGCAATAAGAAATGTGGCAAAATATGCTGCGAGACTTGGCCAATCGTTGAGTTCATCTACCGAAACTCTCAATGTAGGTAGAGATGAAGTTGAACTCATTCCGGATATTGAAGTCAAGTCACTTGTTGAGGATATGAATTATATCTTTTCTGATGGAATTGGGAAGATATCTGGAGAGTTCGCTCGGAAAGTTGCAAGAAAATGTGGCTTCAAGGGCTATACTCCTTCCGCGTTTCAAATTCGCTATGCTGGATATAAAGGTGTTGTAGCGGTTGATCCAACGTCATGTGTTAAACTATCACTCAGAAAGAGCATGTTAAAGTATGAATCAGATGAGACAAAGCTAAATGTCTTGGGATGGAGCAAATATCAGCCTTGCTTTCTTAATCGCCAGTTGATCACTCTTCTATCAACACTTGGCGTTCGAGATCACGTGTtcgagaaaaaacaaaaaaatgctgTAGATCAGCTAAATGCCATTTTAGTTGATCCCCTACGAGCACAAGAGGCTCTAGATTTAATGTCCCCGGGGGAGAATGGTAACATTCTCAAAGAAATGCTAAAGTGTGGTTATAAGCCTGATGCTGAGCCTTTTCTATCGATGATGCTGCGAACATTCAGAGCAACAAAATTGTCTGAATTGCGGACAAAAACAAGGATATTTCTTCCTGAAGGAAGATCAATGATGGGATGCCTTGACGAAACCCAAACTTTGGAATATGGCCAGGTGTTTGTGCAGTATTCCGgtagaagaaaagaacagaTGTGGGATGAGTCAATTGTGTTCATTGGTACTGACTCAGATCAAAGCTTTGTTGTACAGGGAAAAGTAGTTGTTGCCAAGAATCCTTGCTTACATCCAGGTGATGTGCGTGTTCTAACTGCTATAGATGTGCCAGCTTTACATCATATGGTGGATTGTGTTGTTTTTCCACAGAAGGGAAAAAG GCCTCATCCAAATGAGTGTTCAGGGAGTGATTTGGACGGAGATATCTACTTTGTCTCCTGGGACTCAGAATTAATTCCGCATCACCAGAGACAACCTATGGATTACACGCCTGCCCCAAGTGAGAGGTTAGATCATGATGTCACAATTGAG GAAGTGGAGGAGTACTTTGTAAATTACATACTTAATGACAGCCTTGGAATTATTGCCAATGCCCACACCGTCTTTGCAGATAGTCAGCCTGAAAAGGCCATGAGCCCTGAATGTTTAGACCTTGCCAGACTTTTCTCTATTGCGGTTGACTTCCCAAAAACTGGTGTACCTGCTGTGATACCTCCTAATCTGTATGTCAAGGAATACCCAGACTTCATGGAGAAGCTTGACAAGTCCAGCTACCCATCCAATAACGTGATCGGAAAGCTTT CGGAAGTCAAAGAGGAAGCATATGCATCAAGCTCTATTCGGAAGTTCACACTGGAAATGGCGAGGCAATCTTATGACCCAGAGATGGAAGTGGACGGATTTGAGGATTATGTCGATGACGCTTTCTATCACAAGGGTAATTATGATTACA CTGGGAATCTGATGGAGTATTATGGGATTGACACAGAGGCTGAAATACTTAGTGGCTGCATAATAAAAATGTCCAAATCTTTCACCAAGAGGAGGGACGCTGAATCCATCACTATGGCAGTAAAATCCCTGAGAAAGGAAGCTCGGACCTGGTTTAATGATAAGGGAAGTGGTTCGTATTCTGAGCCCGTTGATGAATATGCAAAAGCATCTGCGTGGTATCATGTCACGTATCATCCGGAGTATTGGGGTTGCTACAACGAGGGTTTAAAACGAGATCATTATCTTAGCTTTCCTTGGTGTGTATATGATAAACTAATCCAAATTAAGAAGGAAAAACGAGGTAGGATGAGTGCTCGTAAGTCCACTCTTGAAGACTACTTCACCCGATTGCGTCTGAATTGA